One segment of Prionailurus bengalensis isolate Pbe53 chromosome X, Fcat_Pben_1.1_paternal_pri, whole genome shotgun sequence DNA contains the following:
- the LOC122477167 gene encoding 60S ribosomal protein L35-like: MEYYPAIQKWEILAVDCADMVQIKARDLCGKKEEVLQELEVLRVGLSQLCVPEVTGSPASKFSEIRVVHKSVARVLTVINQAQKKNPGKLYEGKKYQPLDPQSMSGT; encoded by the coding sequence atGGAGTATTATCCTGCCATACAAAAGTGGGAAATCCTGGCGGTGGATTGTGCAGACATGGTCCAGATTAAGGCTCGAGACCTTTGCGGCAAGAAGGAGGAAGTGCTTCAAGAGCTGGAAGTCCTGAGGGTGGGGCTGTCCCAGCTGTGCGTCCCCGAAGTGACAGGCAGCCCAGCCTCCAAGTTCTCCGAGATCCGAGTTGTTCACAAATCCGTCGCCCGTGTTCTCACCGTCATCAACCAGGCTCAGAAAAAGAACCCTGGGAAACTCTACGAGGGTAAGAAGTACCAGCCCCTGGATCCACAGTCCATGAGCGGAACCTGA